In Methanomicrobium antiquum, one DNA window encodes the following:
- a CDS encoding glycosyltransferase, whose translation MAPKISVVIPTFNEEENITPCLESLCNQTIKREDYELIVVDGNSKDKTREYAEKLADVVIIQTSKKVGGARNDGAALAKSDIIATTDADCIIPPDWLEKTLLAFSKDEKMVQLYGTVYPLEPGLKFRFYLALANAFSRLGYYTHTLYYTLGCNTAFRKEAYIAIKGYKCIDAGDDLEIAQRMRKLGKVKLDTKVRVSFSMRRYVQFGTLRSLYVWLYIVFKGGESEKYTYASREYK comes from the coding sequence ATGGCGCCAAAGATTTCAGTTGTAATCCCGACATTCAACGAAGAGGAAAATATCACCCCGTGCCTTGAGTCCCTTTGCAATCAGACAATCAAAAGAGAAGATTATGAACTGATTGTTGTAGACGGCAACTCAAAGGATAAAACACGCGAATACGCAGAAAAGCTTGCTGATGTTGTAATAATCCAGACCAGCAAAAAGGTAGGTGGTGCAAGAAATGACGGTGCGGCACTTGCAAAGTCAGATATTATTGCAACAACCGATGCAGACTGCATAATTCCCCCCGACTGGCTTGAAAAAACACTTCTGGCATTTTCAAAGGATGAAAAAATGGTTCAACTTTACGGAACAGTATATCCACTTGAACCAGGCCTCAAATTCAGATTTTACCTTGCACTTGCAAATGCTTTCTCAAGGCTTGGCTATTATACACATACCTTGTATTATACGCTTGGATGCAACACTGCATTTAGAAAAGAGGCATATATCGCTATAAAAGGATACAAGTGCATAGATGCAGGTGATGATCTTGAGATTGCACAGAGAATGAGAAAACTTGGAAAAGTCAAACTTGACACTAAAGTTCGCGTTTCGTTTTCGATGCGAAGATATGTGCAGTTTGGAACACTGAGATCACTTTATGTATGGCTGTATATTGTTTTCAAAGGCGGAGAGTCTGAAAAATACACATATGCCAGTCGCGAATACAAATAA